In the genome of Pan troglodytes isolate AG18354 chromosome 15, NHGRI_mPanTro3-v2.0_pri, whole genome shotgun sequence, one region contains:
- the OR4E2 gene encoding olfactory receptor 4E2 has protein sequence MDSLNQTRVTEFVFLGLTDNRVLEMLFFMAFSAIYVLTLSGNILIIIATVFTPSLHTPMYFFLSNLSFIDICHSSITVPKMLEGLLLERKSISFDNCITQLFFLHLFACAEIFLLIIMAYDRYVAICTPLHYPNVMNMRVCIQLVFALWLGGTVHSLGQTFLTIRLPYCGPNIIDSYFCDVPLVIKLACTDTYLTGILIVTNSGTISLSCFLAVVTSYMVILVSLRKHSAEGRRKALSTCSAHFMVVALFIGPCIFIYTRPDTSFSIDKVVSVFYTVVTPLLNPFIYTLRNEEVKSAMKQLRQRQVFFMKSYT, from the coding sequence ATGGACAGTCTAAACCAAACAAGAGTGACTGAATTTGTCTTCTTGGGACTCACTGATAACCGGGTGCTGGAGATGCTGTTTTTCATGGCATTCTCAGCCATTTATGTGCTAACGCTTTCAGGGAACATTCTCATCATCATTGCCACAGTCTTTACTCCAAGTCTCCATACCCCCATGTATTTCTTCCTGAGCAATCTGTCCTTTATTGACATCTGCCACTCATCTATCACTGTGCCTAAGATGTTGGAGGGTTTGCTTTTAGAAAGAAAGAGCATTTCCTTTGACAACTGCATCACACAGCTCTTCTTCCTACATCTCTTTGCCTGTGCCGAGATCTTTCTGCTGATCATTATGGCGTATGATCGTTACGTGGCTatctgcactccactccactacccCAATGTGATGAACATGAGAGTCTGTATACAGCTTGTCTTTGCTCTCTGGTTGGGGGGTACTGTTCACTCACTAGGGCAGACCTTCTTGACTATTCGTCTACCTTACTGTGGCCCCAACATTATTGACAGCTACTTCTGTGATGTGCCTCTTGTTATCAAGCTGGCCTGCACAGATACATACCTCACGGGAATACTGATTGTGACCAATAGTGGAACCATCTCCCTTTCCTGTTTCTTGGCCGTGGTCACCTCCTATATGGTCATCCTGGTTTCTCTTCGAAAACACTCAGCTGAAGGGCGCCGGAAAGCCCTGTCTACCTGCTCGGCCCACTTCATGGTGGTTGCCCTCTTCATTGGGCCATGTATCTTCATCTATACTCGGCCAGACACCAGCTTCTCCATTGACAAGGTGGTGTCTGTCTTCTACACAGTGGTCACCCCTTTGCTGAATCCCTTCATTTACACCTTGAGGAATGAGGAGGTAAAAAGTGCCATGAAGCAGCTCAGGCAGAGACAAGTTTTTTTCATGAAATCATATACATAA
- the LOC467387 gene encoding olfactory receptor 4E1 yields MEEAILLNQTSLVTYFRLRGLSVNQKARIAMFSMFLILYVLTLIGNVLIVITIIYDHRLRTPMYFFLSNLSFIDVCHSTVTVPKMLRDMWSEEKLISFDACVTQMFFLHLFACTEIFLLTVMAYDRYVAICKPLQYMIVMNWKVCVLLAVALWTGGTIHSIALTSLTIKLPYCGPDEIDNFFCDVPQVIKLACIDTHVIEILIVSNSGLISVVCFVVLVVSYAVILVSLRQQISKGKRKALSTCAAHLTVVTLFLGHCIFIYSRPSTSLPEDKVVSVFFTAVTPLLNPVIYTLRNEEMKSALNKLVGRKERKEEK; encoded by the coding sequence ATGGAAGAGGCCATCCTACTCAATCAAACTTCTTTAGTGACATATTTTCGGCTTAGAGGTTTATCTGTAAATCAGAAGGCACGGATAGCTATGTTTTCCATGTTCCTCATTTTGTATGTCCTGACACTGATTGGGAATGTTCTCATTGTCATAACTATTATCTATGACCACCGGCTCCGTACTCCCATGTATTTCTTCCTCAGCAACCTGTCCTTTATTGATGTCTGCCACTCCACTGTCACTGTCCCCAAGATGCTGAGAGACATGTGGTCAGAGGAAAAGCTCATCTCTTTTGATGCCTGTGTGACCCAGATGTTCTTCCTGCACCTCTTTGCCTGCACAGAGATCTTCCTCCTCACCGTCATGGCCTATGATCGGTATGTGGCCATCTGTAAACCCCTGCAGTACATGATAGTGATGAACTGGAAGGTATGTGTGCTGCTGGCTGTGGCCCTCTGGACAGGAGGGACCATCCACTCCATAGCCCTCACCTCCCTTACCATCAAGCTGCCCTACTGTGGTCCTGATGAGATTGACAACTTCTTCTGTGATGTACCTCAGGTGATCAAGCTGGCCTGCATTGACACCCACGTCATTGAGATCCTCATTGTCTCCAACAGTGGATTGATCTCCGTGGTCTGTTTTGTGGTCCTGGTGGTGTCCTACGCAGTCATCCTGGTGAGTCTGAGGCAGCAGATCTCCAAGGGCAAGCGGAAGGCCCTGTCCACCTGTGCAGCCCATCTCACTGTAGTTACACTGTTCCTGGGACACTGCATCTTCATCTATTCCCGCCCATCCACCAGCCTCCCAGAGGACAAGGTAGTATCTGTGTTTTTCACTGCAGTCACCCCCCTGCTGAACCCCGTTATCTATACCCTtaggaatgaagaaatgaagagtgCCTTAAACAAGTTAGtggggagaaaagagaggaaagaagaaaaatga